The genome window GGTGGCGTTGAAGCCATGGAAGTAGCTAACCGTCGTAAAGCAGAAAAACTATACCAAGCAATTGCTGACAGTAAGTTCTTCTCAAACCCAGTAGTTAAGCGCAATCAGTCATGGATGAATGTTCCATTTATCTTGGCGGATTCAAATCTGGATAGCACCTTTATTGCTGAATCAGAAAAAGCAGGGCTATTGAACTTGCAAGGCCACCGTTCGGTCGGAGGTATGCGCGCAAGTATCTATAATGCGGTCAACGAGCAAGCGGTTGATGCGTTAATTGCATTTATGAATGAATTTGAACGAACACACGGATAATTAAAAAGGTCGATCCATGACTGAACAAGAAAAAGCGCTGCGAGTTCTGCGCGATAAGATTGATACCATTGACCAAGAGATTCAGGTGCTTCTTAATAAACGTGCAGAATGTGCGCAAGAAGTCGCTGAGGTGAAGGAGTCTTTCGAAGGCAAGCAGGACGCTGTCTTTTATCGGCCAGAACGTGAAGCTCAAGTACTGCGTCGAGTCATGGAGCGCAACCAAGGGCCGCTTCCCGCAAAAGAAGTGGCTCGGCTATTTCGTGAGATAATGTCGGTGTGCTTAGCGTTAGAAAAGCCAATGCGTGTGGCGTTTTTGGGGCCTGAGGGCACTTTTACACAACAAGCGGCCTTTAAGCACTTTGGGCACTCGGCAGTCAGTGCGCCCATGAATGTATTGGATGATGTTTTCCGTGAAGTTGAAGCCGGGGCTGCTAACTACGGCGTTGTGCCGATCGAAAACTCAACCGAAGGGATGGCTACACACACGTTAGATTTATTCCGCCGCCATAATGTACAAATTTGTGGTGAATTAGAACTGCGTATCCATCAGCACTTGCTGGTTGCTAAAAATGAAACCGCAACGCCCATCACTAAAATTTATGCCCATCAAGAATCTTTTGCGCAATGCCGCAGTTGGTTAGAAAGCCATTACCCCGATGCAGAGCACATTGCTGTTAGCTCAAATGCGCAAGGGGCTAAGCGTGTTATGTCTGAAGTAGGTGCCGCGGCTATTGCAGGCGACATGGCGCAAGATTTATACGACCTGGATATTATCGAACGTAATATCGAAGACTTGCCCGACAATACCACTCGTTTTCTTGTGTTGGGGAAACAGCATGTAGGCCCTAGTGGTGATGATAAAACTTCGTTGCTGCTAGCCGCTCATAATAAGCCGGGCGCACTTTATACTTTGTTAGAGCCATTTCATCGTCACGGTATTAGCCTTACCCGTATTGAAACACGTCCGGCTGGACAAGGTGCTTGGAGTTACTTGTTCTATATCGATTTTGAAGGTCATTGTGATGATGACAATGTTAAGCTCGTGATAACAGAATTAGAGCAGCAGTCAACGGAGTTAAAGCTGTTAGGCTCGTATCCCAAAGCGGTTATTTAAGACGATGTTGCGGTGTGTTAAAGGCAAAGAAGCAAAAATTGCCTTCTTCGTCGGCGTTAGCGTGTTTCAGTTTACAGTTGGAGCTTCGTTGTGAGTTACCACAAGATTAATCGGATCCTTGTAATTGGCTTAGGGCTTATTGGTGGCTCATTAGCTAAAGCACTGAAGCGTAAGCAGTTTGCGACGCTAATAGCTGGTTTTGATATGAGCCCTGATGAGGTGCGCCAAGGCCTAGAGTTAGATGTCATAGATGAAGGCTTTACCGAACTCGCTGCATGTGTGCCTATTGCCGACTTGATTGTGTTGGCTGTTCCGGTCAAGGCGACTCATCAAGTACTTGAACAAATCAAACCATTGTTAGCATCTCATACTATTATCACGGATGTGGGTAGCACCAAAGCGAACGTGGTTGCAGCTGCAAGAGATGTATTTGGTGCCATTCCCAGTGGTTTTATTCCTGGGCATCCAATAGCAGGGTCTGAAAAAAGCGGTGTTATCGCATCGGACGACCAGCTTTTTGTAAAACATAAAATCATTCTCACACCGCTACCAGAATCAGACCCAAGTGCGGTTCAGCAAGTCGCGCGTATGTGGCAAGCAACAGGTGCCGAAGTGTTGCAAATGGCTGTTGAACGCCATGATGAAGTACTAGCAGCCACCAGTCATTTGCCGCATATATTGGCATTCTCTTTAGTCGATACACTTGCTCGTGAGCAGGATAGCACTGAAATTTTCCGCTATGCCGCAGGAGGTTTCCGCGACTTTACACGTATTGCCGCTTCCGATCCGACCATGTGGCATGACATCTGTATCGCTAATAAACAGCAGCTGCTCAACCAGATTGATAACTTCACGGCTGGTTTAGCCGAATTGCGCACGGCAATAGAGCACACGGATAGCCAAGCAATGACGGGAGTTTTTACACGTGCAAAAGCCGCGCGTGAGCATTTCAACCGGATGCTGACCCGAAGTGCATATTCATTGAACCGTCATCAGGATCACGTAACCTTCCGCGTGCGAAAGGCGATGGCTATCCAAGGGAATATCCGCGTACCTGGTGACAAATCTATCTCACATCGGGCGGTGATTATGGGAGCGCTCGCCGAAGGCGTTACCCTGATTCGTGGTTTTTTAGAAAGTGAAGATAGCCTCGCCACGCTACAGGCATTTCGTGATATGGGCGTGGTCATCGAAGGGCCTCACCAAGGGCAGGTAAAAATTTACGGTGTGGGCTTGCATGGGCTATGCCCGCCTCCGGGGGATTTATATTTGGGCAGTTCGGATATTAGTATGCGCTTACTCAGCGCAATACTAGCCGCTCAAGAGTTTGACTCGTGCCTACTAGGTGATGACCTGCTTATGACAAAACCCATGGTGCGCATAACGCAAGCACTCCGGACGATGGGAGCGCAGGTTGATACGGCAGACGGTGGAGTACCGCCGGTGAATATTTACGCGGTAGAGTCGCTGCAAGGTATAGATTGCACTATGCAGGTCCCTAGTGCTCAAGTTAAATCGGGGTTATTGCTGGCAGGGTTATACGCTCAAGGTAAAACAACTATTACAGAGCCAGTCATGACACGTGACCATACCGAGCGAATGCTACAGCACTTTGGTGTAGACGTTCAGCGTAATGGGCTCACCGTATCGATTAATCCTGGGCAGACGTTAAAAGCAGCCGATTTTAATGTGCCTGGTGATATGTCATGTGCGGCATTTTTTATCGTTGCGGCGGCCATATCCCCTAACTCGGATGTCGTGATTGAGCAGGTAGGCATCAACCCTGGGCGCTCTGGTTTGATTGATATTTTACGCCTAATGGGAGCTGATATTGACTGTACTAATGCCGTGGATCTCAATGGCGAACCAGTAGTTGATATCCATGTAAAATATGCGCCGTTACAAGGTATTGCCATCCCCGCAGAATGTTTATCAGCTTCTAGTGACGAACTACCGTTAGTGTTTGTCGCCGCTGCGTGCGCTCAAGGTGAGAGCTTACTTAAGGGGGCAGCCGAGCTGCGAGGTAAAGAACAAAATCGAGTCCAAGCCATGACGGATGGATTACGCAAAATGGGCATAGTTATCGATAATAAAAACGGTCAAATATCGATAACAGGTGGAGAATTTATAGGAGCTAAGGTCGATAGTTTTGGCGATCCACGTATCGCAATGGCGTTGTCTATAGCCGGCTCCCAAGCACACGGTGATGTACTTATTACCGGGTGTGATCATGTCGCGAGCTCTTTTCCTGACTTTGTAGAGATCGCACAAAAAATAGGATTACGTTTACAAAAGGAGGAGACGTGATGTCTCACTACAAACCAGTACCTGTAATTACAGTCGATGGGCCAAGTGGATCGGGTAAAGGCACCATCTGTCGGTTACTGGCAGAAAACTTAAATTGGCGCTTGCTCGATAGTGGCGCTTTGTACCGTTTAACCGCGTTAGCGGCCAGTCATCATGGGGTTGCCCTAGAAGATGAAACGGCATTAGTCACCTTGGCCGCACATTTAGATGTGCAATTTGTTAGCCGAGATGGCGACGTGCAGGTGATTCTAGAAGGCGAAGATGTCACCAAAGTTATCCGTAAAGAAAATGTCGGAAACGATGCGTCGGTCGTCGCTTCAATAGGCTCTGTACGAGCCGCTTTATTGGAGCGCCAACGAGCATTTGCCGAAGCGCCAGGGCTGATTGCTGATGGCCGAGATATGGGTACGGTGGTGTTCCCAGAAGCGGGTCTTAAAATTTATTTAGATGCCTCTGTAGAAGAGCGCGCACAGCGCCGTTATAACCAGTTGATTAATAAGGGGCTCAGTGCTAGTGTTGAAAGTATATTGGTTGATTTGCAAGCAAGGGATGCTCGTGATATGAACAGACTAGTAGCCCCGCTAAAGCCTGCAGAAGACGCCATTATTTTGGATTCTACTCAAATGACAATAGAGGCAGTTCTTGACGCGGTGCTAGAAGAGGCACGCCACCGAGGGCTGCGATAAAACAGGCTAGACACGGGCAACTGAGTTGCGAGGATGGTTGGATTATGAGCGAAAGTTTTGCTGATCTCTTTGAAGAGAGTCTGCAAGAGTTGAATATGGCGCCTGGGTCAATCGTTACTGGGACTGTAATCGCGATTGAAAATGATTTTGTCATAGTCAATGCAGGTCTAAAATCAGAAGGCGTTATACCAAGGGAACAATTCATCGACGAGCAAGGTGAGCTAACTATTGCTGTAGGTGATGAGGTTAAGGTAGCACTGGAAAGTGTAGAAGACGGATTTGGTGCAACTCAGCTTTCTCGTGAGAAAGCAAAACGCGCTGAGGCGTGGGCCGTCCTTGAAACTGCTTTCGAAAATGGCGAAATTATTAAAGGTGAAATCACGGGCAAAGTGCGTGGTGGTTTTACTGTCGCTGTAGGCGCTGTCAGTGCATTCTTGCCGGGTTCCCTGTTAGATATTCGACCGCTTCGTGACTCTTCACACCTCGAAGGTAAAGAGCTTGAGTTTAAACTGGTTAAGCTGGACGTTAAGCGCAATAACATTGTCGTTTCTCGCCGAGCGGTGCTGGAAGAGCTCAATAGTGCTGACCGTGAAAAACTACTCGAAACCCTAGAAGAGGGCATTGTTCTTAAGGGTATCGTCAAGAATATCACTGACTACGGTGCTTTCATCGACCTTGGTGGTATTGATGGTTTGCTTCATATTACCGATATTGCGTGGAAGCGTGTTAAGCATCCAAGCGAAGTACTCAGTGTTGGTGACGAAATAGACGTTAAAGTCCTCAAATATGACCGCGAAAAAACACGCGTGTCTTTGGGCATTAAACAACTGAAAGCCGACCCATGGGATGAAAAAGTTAAGCAATTCAACGTGGGTGACAAAACCACCGCGAAAGTGACTAACTTGACCGATTACGGTTGTTTCGCGCAAATCGCTGAAGGTATCGAAGGCCTAGTTCACGTATCCGAAATGGATTGGACCAACAAAAACGTACACCCATCTAAAGTGGTGCAGGTTGGTCAAGAAGTCGAAGTCATGGTCTTAGACATCGATACGGATCGCCGCCGTATTTCGCTCGGCATGAAGCAGTGCCAGCAAAATCCATGGGATGCGTTTGCAGCAAGCCATCAAAAAGGCGAAAAAATTACCGGTAAAATTAAATCTATTACCGATTTTGGTGTCTTTGTAGGCTTGGATGGCAATATTGATGGGTTGGTTCACTTATCTGACTTGTCTTGGGATCTTCCAGGCGAAGAAGCCGTCAAACAATTTAATAAAGGCGACGAAGTTGAAGCCGTTGTTGTCTCTATTGATGTCGAGCGTGAACGTATCGCTCTGAGTATCAAACAGCTCAATGGTGACCCGTTAGCAGAGTACTTGGCGGCGCATAAAAAAGGTGACATCGTCAAAGGAACCGTAACCGAAGTGGATGCTCGTCAGGCGACGATAGAAATAGCCGACGGGGTTGAAGCAAGCTTACGAGTAGCTGAGTGGTCTCGTGAGCGTACTGATGATCTGACCAACGAAGTTAAAGTAGGCGATCAGGTTGATGCTGTTATTATCTCGATGGATAGCAAAAATCGTACAATTAACCTTTCTGTTAAACAGATGGAGTTAAAACAAGAGCGCGAAGCATTGCAAAATGTTCAGCAGCAAAGTGTCGATTCGGCAGGGCCGACCACTATTGGTGACTTGATCAAGCAGCAAATGAACAAAAAATGATTCCTAGGTACAACAGAAGCACTAAACACCGTTAAGTAAATAACGGGGCTAGTGCTTCTGAATCTAGCTTGGAAGCGCTCGATTAAATATTCAGTTTAAAAATGGAGAGAGTACGATGACAAAGTCAGAGCTGATAGAACATCTGATTGATCGACACCCCGAACTGTCTGTTAAAGATGTTGAGCTAGCAGTTAAAACAATGCTTGATCATATGACTGAGTCGCTATCAGATGGCGACCGTATCGAAATTCGTGGTTTTGGTAGCTTTTCTCTGCACTACC of Neptunomonas phycophila contains these proteins:
- the pheA gene encoding prephenate dehydratase, with translation MTEQEKALRVLRDKIDTIDQEIQVLLNKRAECAQEVAEVKESFEGKQDAVFYRPEREAQVLRRVMERNQGPLPAKEVARLFREIMSVCLALEKPMRVAFLGPEGTFTQQAAFKHFGHSAVSAPMNVLDDVFREVEAGAANYGVVPIENSTEGMATHTLDLFRRHNVQICGELELRIHQHLLVAKNETATPITKIYAHQESFAQCRSWLESHYPDAEHIAVSSNAQGAKRVMSEVGAAAIAGDMAQDLYDLDIIERNIEDLPDNTTRFLVLGKQHVGPSGDDKTSLLLAAHNKPGALYTLLEPFHRHGISLTRIETRPAGQGAWSYLFYIDFEGHCDDDNVKLVITELEQQSTELKLLGSYPKAVI
- a CDS encoding bifunctional prephenate dehydrogenase/3-phosphoshikimate 1-carboxyvinyltransferase yields the protein MSYHKINRILVIGLGLIGGSLAKALKRKQFATLIAGFDMSPDEVRQGLELDVIDEGFTELAACVPIADLIVLAVPVKATHQVLEQIKPLLASHTIITDVGSTKANVVAAARDVFGAIPSGFIPGHPIAGSEKSGVIASDDQLFVKHKIILTPLPESDPSAVQQVARMWQATGAEVLQMAVERHDEVLAATSHLPHILAFSLVDTLAREQDSTEIFRYAAGGFRDFTRIAASDPTMWHDICIANKQQLLNQIDNFTAGLAELRTAIEHTDSQAMTGVFTRAKAAREHFNRMLTRSAYSLNRHQDHVTFRVRKAMAIQGNIRVPGDKSISHRAVIMGALAEGVTLIRGFLESEDSLATLQAFRDMGVVIEGPHQGQVKIYGVGLHGLCPPPGDLYLGSSDISMRLLSAILAAQEFDSCLLGDDLLMTKPMVRITQALRTMGAQVDTADGGVPPVNIYAVESLQGIDCTMQVPSAQVKSGLLLAGLYAQGKTTITEPVMTRDHTERMLQHFGVDVQRNGLTVSINPGQTLKAADFNVPGDMSCAAFFIVAAAISPNSDVVIEQVGINPGRSGLIDILRLMGADIDCTNAVDLNGEPVVDIHVKYAPLQGIAIPAECLSASSDELPLVFVAAACAQGESLLKGAAELRGKEQNRVQAMTDGLRKMGIVIDNKNGQISITGGEFIGAKVDSFGDPRIAMALSIAGSQAHGDVLITGCDHVASSFPDFVEIAQKIGLRLQKEET
- the cmk gene encoding (d)CMP kinase — encoded protein: MSHYKPVPVITVDGPSGSGKGTICRLLAENLNWRLLDSGALYRLTALAASHHGVALEDETALVTLAAHLDVQFVSRDGDVQVILEGEDVTKVIRKENVGNDASVVASIGSVRAALLERQRAFAEAPGLIADGRDMGTVVFPEAGLKIYLDASVEERAQRRYNQLINKGLSASVESILVDLQARDARDMNRLVAPLKPAEDAIILDSTQMTIEAVLDAVLEEARHRGLR
- the rpsA gene encoding 30S ribosomal protein S1, producing the protein MSESFADLFEESLQELNMAPGSIVTGTVIAIENDFVIVNAGLKSEGVIPREQFIDEQGELTIAVGDEVKVALESVEDGFGATQLSREKAKRAEAWAVLETAFENGEIIKGEITGKVRGGFTVAVGAVSAFLPGSLLDIRPLRDSSHLEGKELEFKLVKLDVKRNNIVVSRRAVLEELNSADREKLLETLEEGIVLKGIVKNITDYGAFIDLGGIDGLLHITDIAWKRVKHPSEVLSVGDEIDVKVLKYDREKTRVSLGIKQLKADPWDEKVKQFNVGDKTTAKVTNLTDYGCFAQIAEGIEGLVHVSEMDWTNKNVHPSKVVQVGQEVEVMVLDIDTDRRRISLGMKQCQQNPWDAFAASHQKGEKITGKIKSITDFGVFVGLDGNIDGLVHLSDLSWDLPGEEAVKQFNKGDEVEAVVVSIDVERERIALSIKQLNGDPLAEYLAAHKKGDIVKGTVTEVDARQATIEIADGVEASLRVAEWSRERTDDLTNEVKVGDQVDAVIISMDSKNRTINLSVKQMELKQEREALQNVQQQSVDSAGPTTIGDLIKQQMNKK
- a CDS encoding integration host factor subunit beta — encoded protein: MTKSELIEHLIDRHPELSVKDVELAVKTMLDHMTESLSDGDRIEIRGFGSFSLHYRAPRMGRNPKTGDSVPLSAKYVPHFKPGKELREQVNDSIDKY